In the genome of Lactuca sativa cultivar Salinas chromosome 3, Lsat_Salinas_v11, whole genome shotgun sequence, the window AGTCTCACGACATGAGCATGACTTAATGATCCccaaccctaatttttgggtatTTAAGGGATTGAGAGGCTAGGGTTTCCCATCCTCGGCCTCTCTTACCCTCTAAGCCTCTGGAAACCCTAGTTTTCATATTACCTTGAATTATTGAGCATTTTGCTTGTAGAAAGGaaggaaaaaggaagaagaagaagaagtagtagtATCTTTGGAAGGAATTGCTtgggatcatcatcatcatcaacaaatTTCATCTtgtttggaccattgtaagtatcAAGACTCAAGCTTTATTGTATTTCATGTCTAGATCTAGGCTTTTGGTCCATTTTCTTATGATTTGGCTTGGTTAGAGTggagtaaatccataaagttagcaactttatggatttaaatGGCCTTTGGAGCCTTGTGTCCTTCAGATCTAGGTTTTGGTGGAGTAATAGATTTTGCATGAGAACTTGAGGCCATATTTGCACCTTTTGACCATAAATGGTGAAAGGACATGACAGttgcatgcatgtccataaatcaAGCATTTTTATGTACCATTAGGGACCCCTTTAGCTTTTGGAAGGGGTGAGGTTAAGGGATAAATGGATTAAGATCATTGAAATAGCGGTTTTGGCTTCAGAACATGGTCATGACGTGAGACATGAGGTCTCACAACGTGAGGATGGGTCACCATCCCCGTTGAGTTGTATGAGTTAGAAGTGAGGCACGGATTTAGATCGGACATGTCTCACGATGTGACCAAGGATTGGTCATGGCATGAGGCGCtgttttgggccttagtggtccactagTTTCTTACCTCGGGCCTTACTGTGTTTGGTCACATTTGGAGCCTTGTGTGTTATTCAAGAAAATTGGGCCTTTTGGGGATTAGGTCCATGATGGGTTTCAGGACCATTTAGGAAGATTGGTTGATAGTGGGCTTTTGTGTTAACGGATTGGGCATTAGATTTGGACCAAGTGTGAAGCAGGGTAAAAGGGTCTTTTACCCTAAGCATTGGGTCAGTAACTTAGATTCTTGATTATGGGTTGAGATCCAATTGTTAGTTGGATATTTATTTGATGATGTCAGCACAGGGATTTTCCGGATCAACAGTCTGAGATTTTCTCTGTGTGGTTCTAcagttgaggtgagtttcctcactatgtttagcgggtcgaaggcaccaatgtcgacccatggtttgatatgttagtatgctagttgtctgcgtgactcttgtatgtgttatatgtatatgtttaccGGGTGGGgcttgatgtcgggcggggcccaatgactATTCTGTATtctattatctttgtgattaccgcatgtgtttgtatgattatatgtttatatgtttatatgtataccgggcggggcccgatgtcaggCGAGGCCCAATGActgacagatctgtataccgagcagggcccattatgtgtttagtatgtatggtatgtggtattttgggaactcactaagctttgtgcttatggtttttagtttatgttttaggtacttctgcaTTTTATGATTACTCTGATGTTTCATGATGTATTTGACACACTTTATTCTATATTGATTTTATGCTGATGTTTGGATTACAATTTTATTAATGTACAAGCGAAAACTTTTGGTCTTAATAATTGGGACGTTACATATCAAGCATCATACATCagaaaattctatcatgcaattcctgaagatccttagcctacatACTAGCTCTATCATATCATTTATACACAAACCaaatatgggtatcttggggattCACTTTccttggctctggctgattgtacacatcaaATCCTTTCTGTCGGTTCTTTTAgggttaaattttgaaaaccttttgcagatccttagtttgagtctggaatcacacaagtgttcatccaattcgctcaaaccagggctctaataccaacttgtaacatcctaaaatcatgaaaaaaatttcatttttaaaccattcCAAAATCCATAAATTACGTAAAAACATTATTTCTCAACCCATAACATGAATCAGAGTATCCGAAAATCACaagtcatataaaaatcaaggaTAATGTGCacaatcatgcctttgccttgcccctGTCATCTGATGTACTTGAAACTATAAAATCAAACTGTAagttaaagcttagtgagttcccccaaaataccccacacaataAAAGTATTCACACGTTATTGGTTGAGTCCACAGTCTCCTGATTGGATTACCCTTGGCCCACAGTCTCCTGACTGGATTGCCATCTGGCCCACAATCTTCCGACTGGATTGCCCATATGGCGCACAGTCTCCCGATTGGATTACTACTGGTCCATAGTCTCCTGACTGAATCGCCCCGAGTTTGTTGGCCTACAATAAAAAGCAGTACTGCCTCAACCCACccatactatgtcgacatatgcaacatataaacatataaccaacaaGTACATGTAATCATATAAATATGCCAATctaacatataatcaacaaatacTAGCAATCATAAAGATCTACTAATcgaacatagcatcatcctatatactaggataaaTAACCTAGTAAGccagtattggtgccttcgacctacgagTATAGTAAGGAAAAATCATCTTAATGTCTAAAAGATAGCTTAACTAAATGCTGCTCCAAAAACCGactctacaggtcacctatacaATAAACAGTGACCAAACCACAATCTATTGCTCAAATTACTATATTTGAcataaagtcaaacttggtcaacagtCAAAGGTCAAAATCCTTACTAAAAAGTCACCTAGTCACTCGTCACATCGTAACCATCTATTGGTCATGTAGTGAGCTAAATAACACAAAATAACCAAAAATCATCATTCTTAGGTCGTGAGACCTAAGTGCTCACGATGTGAGAAACGCTCTTGACAGATTTGATGaataaagctcttaatcccttaagatatgcaaccaacacttctagaATGTCTTATCTATGTCCGAACATCATACAAATCGTGGCtttttggacatgcatgtcctaaACACAAACTAAGGCACACAAGAAGAAATTACATTAGAAGCAGGGCCGGTTCTGAGGATTCAAATACCCAGGACGAGATGGATAAAAAAGGCCCTTAGGCCTTAACGTGTAACAAATTAACTTACATAaactaatatttttattaaaatgacgaTAAACTTTATAGCAATAAACAAAGCAAAATCATAGTATTTTAATGAGTCATAACATATCCTAACAGCTAACCGACAATCCATGAAGCCCTCCTAGCATTCTTGATTGCAAATTGGTTGATCAACTCTTCATAGTCTATACTCTCTAATATTTCGTTCTAGATAGATATCATTGCCAAACCGCTAAGTCTTTCTTGTGTCATTGTGGAGCGTAAGTAAGATTTCACAAACTTCAATTTAGAAAAACTCCTTTCTGTAGATGCAACCGTTACTGGAATAGTCAACAATATTCTATATGCAATGACTGCATTTGGGAAATAATCAAGttctttcaaaaaaaattcaaaacatcTATAGGGTTGCTAAATTCATTGGTTTCCAATGTCTCAAATAATTTCAACTCTGTATAAAGTTCCTCGGCATCAATATCTGATATTTCTTCAAACTTGAGTGCTTTTTCAAGACGATGATAATACGACTTAAGATCTTTATCTTCAATTCCCCTTAAATTATGtggaaataaaaaaccaaatacTTTGTCATACTCTTTGAATTGTTCAAATATTGTCTCAAGAGAAGAAATAGCTTGATCAACAATGAATAAGAAATAATTGACTCTAAAATTCTCTTCAGGTGTAAATGAAACTTCTTCGCTAGTTGAACTCTCATCAAACATTCTTTTCCTTTCAATCAAACGCTTTTGTGGAAATATTTGATCAATACCCATTTCAATAGCAATCTCCTTAGCTTCAACAATCGCTTTTGAAAAACGAGTTTCTCTATAATTCTTGAAGTACCCAATCAATTTGTTTATTTCTGTAATAGCATTATCAAGATGCATATCCTTTGATTGTAACTTCTTACTGACAATATTCACATGGTTTAGTAATTCATACCAAATAACAGTTGATACAAAAAATTCAAAGTCACCACGTTCTTTTTCTGCTACTGAAGTTGCTTCACTTGCAATTGCAACATCATTATCTTTTTCTCCAACTTGAAGTAAAGCTTCCCGTACATCCACAAGTTGAAGTTTAATAGCCTTTACACTCTCAACCTGGCTTTCCCAACGAGTTTGACACAATGACTTAAGACTCCAAGCTTTAACATTATCTTTCAAAATTTCCCACCTCTTAGTAGAATTTGCAAAGATAGTATAAATGCGTTGAATGAATCCAAAAAAGTTCTTTCCTTTAACACACTTGTTAGCCATATCACATAATATTAGATTAAAAGAATGGCAACCACAAGGAGTGTAAAATGCTCTAGGATTTATATCTAAAAATCTCTGTTGCACTCCTTGGTGTTTTCCTTTCATGTTTGCTCCATTATCATAGCCTTGACCACGTATATAATCAATTTCAAGACCAAGAGACTTTAACTCCTCAAGTGTAATATCAAATAGTCCTTTACCAGATGTATCATCAACATTCAAAAAACCTAAAAAGGACTCCTAGACAGTAacaaaattatatgataatgttaAATACCTCACTATTATAGTCATCTGTTCCTGGTGACTTGAATCGGGAGTACAATCAAATATGATTGAGTAGTACTTTGCTTTCTTTATCTTCTTCATAAGTTCTTTTTTAATTTCTTGAGCTAGCAAAGATATTAGTTCGTTTTGGATTAAGTGGCCAAGATAATGCACATGAAGCCCATCACTTGTGATCCGCCGCACATGCTGTTTGATAACCGAGTCAAACTCTT includes:
- the LOC111894300 gene encoding uncharacterized protein LOC111894300 — encoded protein: MKSKQPSGSQKYEEKRKADAGALDKFVYRQPIEEHIEEHIEEHVEEHIEENVEEQEHIEVEEVKEQESIKELVDIYDPRRWEKLNSEEIKLLVQKCPKRDNSIMSGPYDKFGKRFSAALYIRTLPNLEKCDRERLVYSKELDKVFHFCCKVFRKGISKGKLDCEGYADWHHVTTTVKEHEISLDHLTNRNKWFDMLVKFLAKHNLAFRGSNEKSYKKGNGNFLGVIEMMEEFDSVIKQHVRRITSDGLHVHYLGHLIQNELISLLAQEIKKELMKKIKKAKYYSIIFDCFLNVDDTSGKGLFDITLEELKSLGLEIDYIRGQGYDNGANMKGKHQGVQQRFLDINPRAFYTPCGCHSFNLILCDMANKCVKGKNFFGFIQRIYTIFANSTKRWEILKDNVKAWSLKSLCQTRWESQVESVKAIKLQLVDVREALLQVGEKDNDVAIASEATSVAEKERGDFEFFVSTVIWYELLNHVNIVSKKLQSKDMHLDNAITEINKLIGYFKNYRETRFSKAIVEAKEIAIEMGIDQIFPQKRLIERKRMFDESSTSEEVSFTPEENFRVNYFLFIVDQAISSLETIFEQFKEYDKVFGFLFPHNLRGIEDKDLKSYYHRLEKALKFEEISDIDAEELYTELKLFETLETNEFSNPIDVLNFF